The following proteins are encoded in a genomic region of bacterium:
- the thrC gene encoding threonine synthase: MSFRWPGIIEKFREFLPVTEKTPVVTLLEGNTPLIEAWNLVNLLNANFKLFLKYEGLNPTGSFKDRGMTLAISKAKEKGMKSVICASTGNTSASAAAYAGRAGLESVVLIPHGAVAMGKLAQALIHGAKVVEIRGNFDDALKLVKEMSEKYPIELVNSLNPFRIEGQKTGAYEICDVLETAPDYHCIPVGNAGNITAYWKGYKDYKKSGKIDKLPKMCGFQAEGAAPIVNKMVIDDPQTIATAIKIGNPASWKQAEKARDESGGLIDDVSDDEILQAYKLLAKTEGVFVEPASAASVAGMIKLNKKGIFKKNDKVVCILTGHGLKDPQRAISSIKKPVLADANITSLKKVLGY; encoded by the coding sequence ATGTCATTTAGATGGCCGGGAATAATTGAAAAATTTCGTGAGTTTTTACCGGTAACAGAAAAAACACCGGTTGTAACGCTTCTGGAGGGAAATACGCCTTTAATTGAGGCTTGGAATCTCGTTAACTTATTGAATGCTAATTTCAAGTTGTTTCTTAAGTATGAGGGTTTAAATCCTACCGGTTCATTTAAGGATCGCGGTATGACCTTAGCCATTTCAAAGGCAAAAGAGAAAGGAATGAAATCGGTAATATGTGCTTCAACAGGGAATACCTCCGCGTCCGCGGCAGCTTATGCCGGCCGTGCAGGGTTGGAATCGGTTGTTTTAATCCCCCATGGCGCCGTGGCAATGGGGAAACTGGCGCAGGCTTTAATACATGGAGCAAAGGTCGTTGAAATCCGTGGCAATTTTGACGATGCCTTGAAACTTGTGAAAGAGATGTCGGAGAAATATCCTATTGAACTTGTCAATTCTTTAAATCCTTTCAGGATTGAAGGCCAGAAAACAGGCGCGTATGAAATATGCGATGTTTTAGAAACAGCTCCCGATTATCATTGCATACCGGTCGGAAATGCCGGAAATATTACTGCTTATTGGAAAGGTTATAAGGATTATAAGAAATCGGGCAAAATAGATAAATTGCCTAAAATGTGCGGATTCCAGGCGGAAGGCGCTGCGCCAATCGTCAATAAAATGGTGATTGATGACCCCCAAACTATTGCTACCGCGATTAAAATAGGGAACCCCGCGAGCTGGAAACAGGCTGAAAAAGCGCGTGACGAATCGGGTGGTTTAATTGATGATGTGTCGGACGATGAGATTTTGCAGGCTTATAAGTTATTGGCAAAAACTGAAGGTGTTTTTGTTGAACCCGCCTCAGCGGCCTCAGTTGCGGGGATGATAAAACTAAATAAAAAAGGAATTTTTAAAAAAAATGATAAGGTGGTGTGCATACTTACCGGCCATGGATTAAAAGACCCTCAAAGGGCGATTTCCTCAATTAAAAAGCCGGTTTTAGCAGACGCGAACATAACCTCTCTTAAAAAGGTGTTGGGATATTAA